A DNA window from Engraulis encrasicolus isolate BLACKSEA-1 chromosome 3, IST_EnEncr_1.0, whole genome shotgun sequence contains the following coding sequences:
- the LOC134446052 gene encoding meprin A subunit beta-like — protein sequence MLVSFLIVLNALGAFSLPKPEIIDDTHSIPKINEAAGLHLLEGDIMKSHLRSSTTDGDKRWNTSVPYWLDDSLDVHAKGIILRAFEQFSLKTCIDFTPVLKERPYIHILKDDGCWSYIGIDDPLGQFLSIGNGCDYIEIVEHELLHALGFYHEQSRYDRDEHVTIVWDNIEDGRESNFDKASAEETSLLNTPYDYTSVMHYVSDAFSNGNGNGTTIITKDPKFQDVIGKSVEMSNTDTLELNRLYSCNRAVSFVEHCSFDDKDMCEMTVCSRGSSEWKRVNRTDGGPHSDHTHLGTDKQGQGLLMHFSTVTGEEGDSSRLITRMVTPSRPCQIQCLQFYYYYNGNETDQLNIWIREFDSKYDVEGTRKLMGQITASPADYWQLHHVPLNATKTFQVEFEGRKGAGSSSGGFSVDDINLSETECPHHTWQIRNVEKLLNNSDGNDTSMISPRYYTTDGYGYQVQLDLGMPHFGMYVRLVSGDYDDQLEWPLAWRQFTVLVVDQNPNMQLRMSKQSSITTDPGDNSTLWL from the exons ATGTTGGTGTCCTTTCTGATAGTGCTGAATGCACTTGGAGCTTTTAGTTTG CCAAAACCTGAGATTATAG ACGACACTCACAGCATTCCCAAAATCAATGAGG CCGCAGGTTTACACCTGCTTGAAGGAGACATAATGAAA AGTCACCTCAGAAGCTCTACAACGGATGGTGACAAGAGATGGAACACTTCTGTTCCTTATTGGCTAGACGACAGTCTTG ATGTGCATGCCAAAGGCATTATTTTGAGGGCATTTGAGCAGTTCAGTCTGAAAACATGCATCGACTTCACTCCAGTACTAAAGGAACGACCCTACATCCACATTCTAAAGGATGATGG ATGCTGGTCTTATATCGGAATAGATGACCCTCTTGGTCAGTTTCTTTCTATTGGAAATGGCTGTGACTATATTGAAATTGTGGAGCATGAACTTCTCCATGCACTGGGATTCTACCATGAGCAATCAAGATACGACCGAGACGAGCATGTCACAATCGTCTGGGACAACATCGAAGACG GGAGGGAAAGCAATTTTGATAAAGCCAGTGCGGAGGAGACTAGCCTCCTCAATACTCCATATGACTACACATCTGTCATGCATTATGTCTCCGACGCATTCTCTAACGGAAATGGAAATGGGACCACCATCATCACAAAGGACCCAAAGTTTCAAGATGTGATCGGCAAAAGTGTTGAGATGAGCAACACGGATACACTGGAACTTAACAGGCTTTACAGCTGCA ATAGAGCAGTGTCCTTTGTTGAGCACTGCAGCTTTGATGATAAAGACATGTGTGAGATGACAGTCTGCTCCAGAGGTTCATCTGAATGGAAGAGAGTGAATCGAACTGATGGAGGTCCCCATTCAGACCACACCCACCTGGGCACTGACAAGCAGG gtCAAGGCCTCCTCATGCACTTCAGCACTGTGACAGGAGAAGAAGGGGATTCCTCCAGGCTCATAACCAGGATGGTGACTCCTAGTAGACCATGCCAGATCCAGTGTCTTcagttctactactactacaacggCAATGAGACGGACCAGCTCAACATCTGGATCAGAGAATTTGACAGCAAATACGATGTAGAAGGAACTCGCAAACTCATGGGTCAAATCACAG CTTCCCCAGCTGATTACTGGCAGCTCCACCATGTTCCCCTGAATGCCACCAAGACCTTCCAGGTGGAGTTTGAGGGCCGCAAGGGAGCAGGGTCTTCAAGTGGGGGCTTCTCTGTGGACGATATAAACCTCTCAGAAACCGAATGTCCCCATCACACATGGCAGATACGTAACGTTGAGAAGCTATTGAACAACAGTGATGGTAACGATACCTCTATGATTAGCCCAAGATACTACACAACTGATGGTTATGGCTATCAGGTTCAGCTGGATTTGGGCATGCCACATTTTGGCATGTATGTGCGCCTGGTGTCTGGGGACTATGATGACCAGCTAGAGTGGCCGTTGGCATGGAGACAGTTTACAGTCCTGGTGGTGGACCAGAATCCAAACATGCAGCTGCGCATGTCGAAGCAGAGCAGTATAACTACAGATCCAGGAGACAACT CAACACTTTGGCTTTAG